A window of the Nibribacter ruber genome harbors these coding sequences:
- a CDS encoding PepSY-associated TM helix domain-containing protein, which produces MTTDSTKRQKQARVLRDFRKVHRLTGALLFVFFFVISITGLLLGWKKHTGGLLLAKTHAGSSTNLQDWLPVDSLTQSAFQTMQDSLGRNASSLTLDRIDMRPDKGTVKFLFVEDYLGVQLDAATGKALHLETRRADFVEHLHDGTILDRIFGLDSGTLKVMYSTIMGLALLIFTITGFWLWYGPKRMKQGAVPSSSKSAKPARPMRAK; this is translated from the coding sequence TACCAAAAGACAGAAACAGGCGCGCGTCTTGCGCGATTTTAGAAAAGTGCACCGTCTCACGGGAGCCTTACTGTTTGTGTTCTTCTTTGTCATTTCCATCACAGGCCTGCTGCTGGGCTGGAAGAAGCACACGGGCGGCCTCCTTCTGGCTAAAACCCACGCTGGCTCTTCAACCAACCTGCAAGACTGGCTCCCCGTGGACAGCCTCACCCAGAGCGCCTTTCAAACCATGCAAGACTCCCTGGGCAGAAACGCTTCTAGCCTAACCCTTGACCGTATTGACATGCGACCAGACAAGGGCACCGTTAAATTCCTGTTTGTGGAAGACTATCTGGGCGTGCAGCTGGACGCCGCCACCGGCAAAGCTCTGCACCTGGAGACCCGCCGCGCCGATTTTGTTGAGCACCTGCATGACGGTACCATTCTGGACCGAATCTTTGGCCTGGACAGCGGCACGTTAAAGGTCATGTACAGCACCATCATGGGCTTGGCCCTGCTTATCTTCACCATAACAGGCTTCTGGCTCTGGTACGGACCAAAACGTATGAAGCAAGGGGCAGTTCCTTCTTCTTCAAAAAGTGCCAAGCCCGCCAGGCCGATGCGCGCAAAATAA
- a CDS encoding DUF4142 domain-containing protein codes for MKKTLFFFAAGAMLFGAACTSTTTDADTNTTAETTTDATATTTTETTTTTTADASSTDNASGMLDATTIANMNDATFMMTAASSNMLEIEAGKLAAQQATNAEVKRFAQMMVDHHTKASQEQMTIASQMNVTLPTALMPMHQTMLDKLQNKTGKDFDEEYMDMMEVAHKMDIALFEAKSNNAQEPTVKAFAAKGLPMLKSHQEMATKIEDQVD; via the coding sequence ATGAAAAAAACATTGTTCTTCTTTGCCGCCGGCGCCATGCTATTTGGCGCGGCCTGTACCAGCACCACTACAGACGCAGACACCAACACCACCGCAGAAACCACCACAGACGCCACGGCCACCACAACCACAGAGACTACGACCACTACTACTGCTGATGCCAGCAGCACAGACAACGCCAGCGGCATGCTGGACGCCACCACCATTGCCAACATGAATGACGCCACCTTCATGATGACGGCGGCCAGCAGCAACATGCTGGAAATAGAGGCGGGTAAACTGGCAGCCCAGCAAGCCACCAACGCCGAGGTGAAACGCTTCGCGCAGATGATGGTAGACCATCACACCAAAGCCAGCCAGGAACAGATGACCATTGCATCGCAGATGAACGTGACCTTGCCTACGGCCCTAATGCCCATGCACCAGACCATGTTGGATAAGCTGCAGAACAAAACCGGCAAAGACTTTGACGAAGAATACATGGACATGATGGAAGTAGCCCATAAAATGGACATCGCGCTGTTTGAGGCCAAGAGCAACAATGCCCAGGAGCCAACCGTGAAAGCGTTTGCCGCCAAGGGCCTGCCCATGCTCAAGTCACACCAAGAGATGGCCACCAAGATTGAAGACCAGGTAGACTAA
- a CDS encoding T9SS type B sorting domain-containing protein — MHFFTFLRRVASGLAAFCLLCCLLQTASAQRQSNNWYFGNAAGLDFSSGTPSPLLNSAMNTTEGCATFSDQQGNLLFYTDGLTVWNRNHQPMPNGTGLLGNSSTAQAAVVIPAPGKPQQYFVFTNDNNARPNGLRYSIVDMSLAGGLGDVTSKNIYLTAQVSEMLTAIRHPTEQAYWVLAHRFGSDVFLAYKIDAYGIRPGISSSAGGVHSADPAGTGAIGCMKFSPDGTKLAVASKAVGAEVYDFDANTGLVSNAIKVTGIHQGYGTEFSPSGSLLYFTTTGNQQLFQVDLKAGNAAAIAGSTLLISAIGQDGATRYVGGSLQQGPDGKVYVARPTSEHLGVINAPEVRGPGCMYVDRGVYLGGRLSMCGLPVFMQSFFYYDGELKMANTCFGEETTFTLNMGPNSPAPQSTVWEFGDPASGILNSSNETIGNHTFTAPGKYKVKLTRKFINTLEEYTIEFVVQPLPNVNLGPDRQICPGTLTLLDATTSDATAYLWSNGATTPTITTSTPGTYSVQVTSSTGCTQTDEVIVSLLPVPAFDLGANLSLCEGETTVLNATPASGNSFTYLWQDGSTGPTYTVTKPGRYEVKVTNAEGCSTSDAITIAYKPLPLVNLGPDRVLCAQDPLTLGTAQAGASYKWSTGATTATISPAVSGTYWQEVTINGCTSRDEVNVLFNPLPVVNLGPDVTLCLGKTKLMSVERPNATYRWQDGSTLPTFTVTEQGTYWVDVTNEFNCTTRDEIKVYYLTPPTIELGNDTTLCYGDVLTIGKELPDVTYLWSDGSTNATLDVTKPGTYRVTVSLQDICIESDILTIKTKDCVGGLFIPNIFTPNGDGINDNFFIMGLLDPKNNTDVARWELSVYDRWGKRVYYTKDYRNEWEGKGFSDGVYYYHLAHSQDGRLLKGWVEIVR, encoded by the coding sequence GTGCACTTTTTTACTTTCTTGAGGCGGGTGGCCAGTGGGCTTGCCGCGTTCTGCCTGCTCTGTTGTCTGCTACAGACGGCGTCTGCCCAGAGGCAAAGCAACAACTGGTATTTTGGCAATGCTGCCGGCCTGGACTTCAGTTCAGGTACCCCTTCTCCCCTGCTCAACAGCGCCATGAACACCACGGAAGGTTGCGCCACTTTCTCTGACCAGCAAGGAAACCTCTTGTTTTACACAGACGGCCTCACCGTCTGGAACCGCAACCACCAGCCCATGCCCAACGGCACAGGCCTGCTGGGTAACAGTTCTACGGCGCAGGCCGCCGTAGTCATCCCCGCTCCTGGCAAGCCCCAACAATACTTCGTATTCACCAATGACAACAACGCCCGGCCCAATGGACTCAGATACAGCATCGTGGACATGTCACTGGCAGGTGGCTTAGGGGATGTGACCAGTAAAAACATTTATCTAACAGCTCAGGTTTCTGAGATGCTAACTGCAATACGGCACCCTACAGAACAGGCGTATTGGGTCTTGGCACACCGGTTTGGGTCTGACGTGTTTCTGGCGTATAAAATAGATGCCTATGGGATCAGACCTGGCATTAGCAGTTCTGCAGGAGGCGTTCATTCCGCTGACCCTGCGGGCACTGGAGCCATTGGCTGCATGAAGTTTTCCCCAGACGGCACAAAACTGGCAGTCGCTTCAAAGGCCGTGGGGGCAGAGGTATATGATTTTGACGCCAATACCGGCCTGGTCTCCAATGCCATCAAAGTCACAGGCATTCATCAAGGGTACGGAACAGAGTTCTCGCCCAGCGGCTCCCTTCTTTACTTTACCACCACTGGAAACCAACAGCTTTTCCAGGTAGACTTGAAGGCAGGTAATGCAGCAGCCATTGCAGGCTCTACATTGCTTATTTCAGCTATAGGCCAAGATGGGGCCACCCGCTACGTGGGCGGTAGCTTGCAACAGGGCCCAGATGGAAAGGTGTATGTGGCCCGCCCTACCAGTGAGCACCTGGGCGTAATCAATGCTCCTGAGGTGCGTGGCCCGGGTTGCATGTATGTAGACCGAGGCGTGTACTTAGGAGGCCGGCTCAGCATGTGCGGCCTGCCAGTGTTTATGCAAAGCTTTTTCTACTATGACGGCGAGCTGAAAATGGCCAATACTTGCTTTGGAGAGGAAACCACCTTTACACTGAACATGGGGCCTAATTCGCCTGCGCCGCAGTCTACAGTCTGGGAGTTTGGAGACCCAGCCTCGGGCATCTTAAACAGCTCCAATGAAACCATTGGCAACCATACGTTTACGGCGCCGGGCAAGTATAAAGTGAAGCTCACCCGTAAATTTATCAACACCCTGGAAGAGTATACCATTGAGTTTGTAGTGCAACCCTTGCCCAACGTGAACCTGGGACCCGACCGTCAAATCTGCCCCGGCACGTTAACCTTGCTGGATGCCACCACTTCAGACGCCACCGCCTACCTTTGGAGCAATGGTGCTACCACCCCCACCATTACTACCTCCACACCGGGCACATATAGTGTGCAGGTAACGTCCAGTACTGGCTGCACTCAAACAGATGAGGTGATAGTCTCTTTGCTTCCGGTACCGGCTTTTGATCTAGGCGCCAACCTGTCCCTCTGCGAAGGGGAAACAACCGTTCTGAACGCTACACCTGCCTCCGGAAACTCCTTCACCTACCTCTGGCAAGACGGCAGCACCGGTCCCACCTATACCGTCACTAAACCGGGCCGTTATGAAGTAAAAGTTACCAATGCTGAAGGTTGTTCTACCTCAGATGCCATTACCATTGCATACAAGCCTTTGCCCTTGGTGAACCTAGGTCCTGACCGCGTGCTTTGTGCTCAAGATCCACTTACGCTAGGCACAGCCCAGGCTGGGGCTAGTTATAAATGGTCAACGGGCGCTACTACGGCTACCATTTCTCCCGCGGTCTCAGGTACCTACTGGCAGGAAGTAACCATCAACGGCTGTACCTCCAGAGACGAGGTAAACGTGCTCTTTAATCCGCTGCCCGTGGTCAATCTGGGACCAGATGTAACCCTTTGCTTAGGCAAAACCAAACTAATGTCTGTAGAAAGGCCTAATGCTACTTACAGATGGCAAGACGGCTCTACCCTACCCACGTTTACCGTAACTGAGCAAGGCACCTACTGGGTAGACGTCACCAATGAGTTCAACTGCACCACCCGTGATGAGATTAAGGTCTACTACCTCACGCCGCCTACTATTGAACTAGGCAATGACACCACCCTCTGCTACGGTGATGTACTCACCATTGGCAAGGAACTCCCTGACGTAACCTATTTATGGTCTGACGGCTCCACCAACGCCACGCTAGACGTGACCAAGCCTGGCACGTACCGCGTAACGGTCTCTTTGCAAGACATTTGTATTGAATCAGATATCCTCACCATCAAGACGAAAGACTGCGTGGGCGGCTTGTTCATTCCTAACATTTTCACTCCTAACGGTGACGGCATCAACGACAACTTCTTCATCATGGGCTTGCTGGATCCTAAGAATAACACTGATGTGGCACGCTGGGAATTGTCTGTCTATGACCGTTGGGGCAAGCGCGTGTATTACACCAAGGATTACCGCAATGAATGGGAAGGCAAGGGCTTTTCTGATGGCGTTTACTATTATCATTTAGCCCATAGCCAGGACGGACGCCTGCTCAAAGGTTGGGTGGAGATTGTCCGGTAA
- a CDS encoding DUF4142 domain-containing protein — translation MMKNWIYALGVAGILCTASGCATLGIGTDGTPADTGTGTGTPSTKQADQAFVSSAASSGQLEVRLSEVAVQKAVTIEVREFSRLMVQHHTKANSELQGLARQHGLTFSTTLQADHQAIYERVSKLTGAAFEKAYASEMEAAHRQDVVLYQAASSGVTLNTPLRGFALKTLPVLQGHLRLATQLKNVLN, via the coding sequence ATGATGAAGAATTGGATCTACGCCCTTGGGGTGGCAGGAATACTATGCACCGCTAGCGGGTGCGCCACCCTTGGAATTGGAACAGACGGAACGCCCGCAGACACCGGCACCGGAACAGGAACCCCCTCCACCAAACAGGCAGACCAGGCGTTTGTCTCCAGCGCCGCCAGCAGCGGACAATTGGAGGTGCGGTTAAGCGAGGTGGCGGTGCAGAAAGCGGTGACCATAGAAGTGCGCGAGTTCTCGCGGCTCATGGTGCAGCACCATACCAAAGCCAACAGTGAACTGCAGGGTCTGGCGCGGCAGCATGGGCTTACTTTTTCCACCACGCTGCAGGCAGACCACCAGGCTATTTATGAACGGGTGTCTAAACTGACAGGGGCCGCGTTTGAGAAAGCGTACGCCAGTGAGATGGAAGCCGCGCACCGGCAAGACGTGGTATTGTACCAGGCAGCTTCTTCCGGAGTGACGTTGAACACTCCTTTGCGGGGCTTCGCCTTAAAGACGCTGCCGGTGTTGCAGGGGCATTTGCGCCTGGCCACGCAATTAAAGAACGTACTCAACTAA
- a CDS encoding DUF4142 domain-containing protein translates to MKKRLCFLLCSACMFMMSSCGGSSDSTSVDAAGKHNEDLLETTGKDEKAGWFVAEAASAGMLEAELGRLASSKANAPQVKALGQTLLNHHTQTNGQLRQIADLKNLMLPTQMGDDQQENYNEVMSKNGPAFDKAYLEGIIQHHKKSIKEYEEMAQEGTDVELKAFASKSLPMLRAHLAQAEQLEDQLNL, encoded by the coding sequence ATGAAAAAAAGATTGTGTTTTCTTCTGTGCAGCGCGTGTATGTTCATGATGAGTAGCTGCGGTGGATCTTCAGACTCCACTTCTGTAGACGCCGCCGGGAAACACAATGAAGATCTTCTGGAAACCACCGGCAAAGATGAGAAAGCCGGCTGGTTTGTAGCAGAAGCGGCCAGCGCCGGTATGTTAGAGGCAGAACTGGGCCGCCTGGCCAGCAGCAAAGCCAACGCGCCACAGGTGAAAGCATTGGGGCAGACGCTGCTCAACCACCACACCCAAACCAACGGCCAGCTAAGACAGATTGCAGACCTCAAGAACCTGATGCTGCCCACCCAGATGGGCGACGACCAGCAGGAGAATTACAACGAGGTCATGAGCAAGAACGGCCCGGCGTTTGACAAAGCCTACCTAGAGGGCATCATCCAACATCATAAGAAATCCATTAAGGAGTATGAAGAGATGGCGCAGGAAGGAACAGACGTAGAACTGAAAGCCTTTGCCTCCAAGAGCCTTCCTATGCTGCGGGCCCATCTGGCACAGGCAGAGCAGCTGGAAGATCAACTAAACCTCTAA
- the uvrA gene encoding excinuclease ABC subunit UvrA has protein sequence MTPKDTDATQVANKHTSTTVDVPFIEVYGAREHNLKNISLKIPRNELVVFTGISGSGKSSLAFDTIYAEGQRRYMETFSAYARSFLGGMERPNVDKIEGLSPVISIEQKTTSRNPRSTVGTITEIYDFLRLLYARTAEAFSYETGEKMVKQSDDQIVNHIMEYFNGKRTIILAPVVKGRKGHYRELFEQIRKMGFLRARIDGELVELTPKMQVDRYKIHDIEIVIDKLVPSAEDRYRLSTSIQNALQHGKGTALAMDADTNETQFYSRHLMDPATGIAYDDPAPNTFSFNSPYGACPVCNGLGEIQELTEESIVPSKSVSISRGGIAPLGEYRDIWIFSQIQALLKRHKLSLMAPIEDIPEEAWHQLMYGFEEEDPKGKKEPFVFEGVINFLKKQLESDSDNVRAWIQEYTQQSTCPECNGYRLKKESLHFKLDNTHIGQLSEMDIQQLADWIANLEDRLNDRQNLIARELLKEIRKRIGFLVDVGLEYLHLHRSVRTLSGGESQRIRLATQIGTQLVGVLYIMDEPSIGLHQRDNEKLIKALQDLRDLGNSVVVVEHDKDMILAADYVVDIGPGAGIHGGQIVTAGTPQEMMESGTTTADYLSYRRGIPVRRQKREGNGKSVILRGATGHNLKDVTLELPLGKLICVTGVSGSGKSSLIHDTLYPILNKHFFHAKREPLPFKGIEGLNHIDKVIEVDQSPIGRTPRSNPATYTGVFTEIRSLFASMPEAKIRGYAAGRFSFNVKGGRCETCEGAGMRTIEMNFMPDVYVPCETCKGKRYNRETLEVRFKGKSVTDILDMTVEQAVEFFEHQPRILRKIKTLNDVGLGYITLGQQATTLSGGEAQRVKLATELSKKDTGRTLYILDEPTTGLHFQDIEHLSDVLNRLVDKGNSVLIIEHNMDLIKVADHVIDIGPEGGAKGGSIVAQGTPEEVAATGLGHTSRFLKDELSTSLYVDAPKFVADEPEDTFDDAPVEEVKEKKPRGRKKKEENVDGSTSSEVKEKKKPGPKKKKTE, from the coding sequence ATGACGCCAAAAGATACGGATGCTACGCAGGTAGCCAACAAACATACCTCAACCACCGTGGATGTGCCCTTCATTGAAGTGTACGGGGCCCGGGAGCACAACCTCAAGAACATCAGCCTGAAGATACCGCGCAATGAGTTGGTGGTCTTCACGGGTATCTCGGGCTCGGGAAAATCCTCCCTGGCCTTTGACACCATCTACGCCGAGGGCCAGCGCCGCTACATGGAGACGTTTTCGGCCTACGCCCGCTCCTTTCTGGGGGGCATGGAACGTCCCAACGTAGACAAGATTGAAGGGCTTTCGCCGGTGATTTCTATCGAGCAGAAAACCACGTCGCGCAACCCGCGCTCCACCGTGGGCACCATCACTGAGATTTATGACTTCCTGCGTCTGCTATACGCCCGTACCGCCGAGGCCTTCAGTTATGAGACCGGTGAGAAGATGGTGAAGCAGTCTGACGACCAGATTGTGAATCACATCATGGAGTACTTCAACGGCAAGCGCACCATCATTCTGGCGCCTGTGGTGAAAGGCCGTAAGGGCCATTACCGCGAGCTGTTTGAGCAGATACGCAAGATGGGGTTCCTGCGTGCCCGCATTGACGGCGAACTGGTGGAACTCACGCCCAAAATGCAGGTGGACCGCTACAAAATCCACGACATTGAGATTGTGATTGACAAGCTGGTACCGTCTGCTGAGGACCGCTACCGCCTGTCTACCTCTATCCAGAACGCGTTGCAACACGGCAAAGGCACCGCCCTGGCCATGGACGCCGACACCAACGAGACGCAGTTCTATTCCCGTCACTTGATGGACCCGGCCACGGGCATTGCGTATGATGATCCGGCCCCAAATACCTTCTCCTTCAACTCACCCTACGGCGCGTGCCCAGTGTGTAATGGCTTGGGCGAAATCCAGGAACTAACCGAGGAATCCATAGTACCCAGCAAAAGCGTGAGCATTAGCCGGGGCGGGATTGCGCCGCTAGGCGAGTACCGCGACATCTGGATTTTCTCGCAGATACAGGCCCTGCTCAAGCGTCATAAGCTTTCTTTGATGGCTCCCATTGAGGACATCCCTGAGGAAGCGTGGCACCAGCTCATGTACGGTTTTGAAGAGGAAGACCCCAAAGGCAAGAAAGAGCCGTTCGTGTTTGAGGGTGTCATCAACTTCTTGAAGAAACAACTGGAGTCTGACTCTGACAACGTGCGCGCCTGGATTCAGGAATACACCCAGCAGAGCACCTGCCCCGAGTGTAACGGCTACCGCTTGAAGAAGGAATCCCTGCACTTCAAACTGGACAACACCCACATTGGGCAACTGTCTGAAATGGACATCCAACAGCTCGCTGACTGGATTGCCAACCTGGAAGACCGCCTCAATGACCGCCAGAACCTCATCGCCCGCGAGCTTCTGAAAGAGATCCGCAAGCGGATTGGTTTCCTGGTAGACGTGGGATTGGAATACCTGCATTTGCACCGCTCCGTGCGAACACTGTCTGGTGGTGAAAGCCAACGGATTAGATTGGCCACGCAGATTGGTACGCAGTTGGTGGGTGTGCTCTACATCATGGATGAACCTAGCATTGGTTTGCACCAGCGTGACAATGAAAAGCTGATTAAGGCTTTGCAGGACTTACGTGACCTGGGCAACTCAGTGGTGGTAGTAGAGCACGACAAAGACATGATTCTGGCCGCCGATTACGTGGTGGATATTGGTCCGGGAGCGGGTATTCACGGCGGACAGATTGTAACCGCTGGTACGCCTCAAGAAATGATGGAAAGCGGTACCACCACCGCAGACTATTTAAGCTATAGAAGAGGTATTCCCGTGCGCCGTCAAAAGCGTGAAGGCAATGGTAAGTCTGTTATTCTGCGCGGAGCCACTGGCCACAACCTGAAAGACGTAACGCTGGAACTGCCTTTGGGTAAGTTGATTTGCGTGACCGGGGTTTCGGGGAGTGGAAAATCGTCGTTGATTCATGACACGTTGTACCCCATCCTGAACAAGCATTTCTTCCATGCCAAGCGTGAGCCGCTTCCGTTCAAGGGTATTGAAGGCCTGAACCATATTGACAAGGTCATTGAAGTAGATCAAAGCCCAATCGGACGTACGCCGCGCTCTAACCCGGCCACTTATACTGGTGTGTTCACCGAGATTAGAAGCTTGTTCGCGTCTATGCCCGAGGCCAAGATTAGAGGCTATGCGGCGGGCAGGTTCTCCTTTAATGTGAAAGGTGGCCGCTGTGAGACCTGTGAGGGTGCCGGTATGCGTACCATTGAGATGAACTTCATGCCAGACGTATACGTGCCGTGTGAGACCTGCAAAGGCAAGCGCTACAACCGCGAAACCCTAGAAGTAAGGTTCAAAGGCAAGTCGGTAACGGATATTCTGGACATGACCGTAGAGCAGGCGGTGGAGTTCTTTGAGCACCAGCCTAGAATCCTGCGCAAGATTAAGACCCTAAATGATGTAGGCTTAGGCTATATCACCCTGGGCCAACAGGCGACTACCCTTTCTGGTGGTGAAGCACAGCGCGTCAAACTGGCGACGGAGCTTTCCAAGAAAGACACGGGCCGCACGCTGTACATTCTAGATGAACCTACCACGGGTCTTCACTTCCAGGACATTGAACACCTCTCAGACGTCTTAAACCGTCTGGTAGACAAAGGCAATTCCGTACTCATCATTGAGCACAACATGGACCTGATTAAAGTAGCGGACCATGTGATTGACATAGGACCAGAAGGCGGTGCCAAGGGCGGCTCTATTGTAGCCCAAGGAACGCCAGAAGAAGTAGCCGCCACCGGTTTAGGCCATACCTCACGCTTCTTAAAGGACGAGCTGAGTACCAGCCTGTACGTAGACGCGCCCAAGTTTGTAGCCGATGAACCAGAAGACACCTTTGACGATGCGCCTGTGGAAGAAGTGAAGGAGAAGAAGCCCAGAGGCCGCAAAAAGAAAGAGGAAAACGTGGATGGTTCTACCAGTTCAGAGGTGAAGGAGAAGAAAAAGCCCGGCCCCAAAAAGAAGAAAACCGAGTAG
- a CDS encoding alanine racemase — MATSFLNQISEPTLLLNEQIAKANIQRMAQKAQRAGVRLRPHFKTHQSWQVGEWFKEAGTTAITVSSVKMAQYFARHGWQDITVAFPLNRRQLPQIQELAQQITLHLVITSADDVVFLREHLQHPVHLWIKVDTGYGRTGIKAEDTATLDAVLQELKQPSAHRFQGFLAHAGHSYKARGQEQIAAVHQQTLDKMRSLKERYLGDWPHLQLSIGDTPCCSVMEDFSGIDEIRPGNYVFYDLTQHQIGSCQLQDIAVALACPIVALHPDRNEVILYGGSVHFSKDVLPLPEGNIFGLVVPLTEKGWGESLPNTAVVSLSQEHGIVRTTPKLMHHFQQGGLVGVLPVHSCLTADVARSYLTLTGEWLEHLSGVVL, encoded by the coding sequence ATGGCTACTTCTTTTCTTAACCAAATTTCTGAACCTACCCTGCTCTTGAATGAGCAGATTGCCAAGGCCAACATCCAGCGCATGGCCCAGAAAGCCCAGCGTGCCGGCGTGCGCCTGCGTCCGCATTTTAAGACGCACCAAAGTTGGCAGGTAGGCGAATGGTTTAAAGAAGCTGGCACCACAGCCATCACGGTCTCCTCGGTGAAGATGGCGCAGTACTTCGCGCGGCACGGTTGGCAGGATATTACCGTGGCCTTCCCGTTGAACCGCCGCCAGTTGCCCCAGATTCAAGAACTGGCCCAGCAGATTACCTTGCACCTGGTAATTACCTCTGCAGACGATGTCGTTTTTCTACGCGAGCATCTGCAACACCCAGTTCATCTTTGGATTAAGGTAGACACTGGCTACGGTCGCACCGGCATCAAAGCCGAAGACACCGCCACGTTGGATGCGGTTCTACAAGAATTAAAGCAACCCTCGGCTCATAGGTTCCAGGGGTTTCTGGCGCATGCCGGGCATTCGTACAAAGCCCGCGGCCAAGAGCAGATTGCCGCCGTCCATCAGCAGACCTTGGACAAGATGCGCAGCTTGAAAGAGCGCTACTTAGGTGATTGGCCTCACCTGCAACTCTCCATTGGCGACACGCCGTGTTGCAGTGTGATGGAAGACTTCTCGGGCATAGATGAGATACGCCCCGGCAACTACGTCTTCTATGACCTCACCCAGCACCAAATCGGCTCCTGCCAGTTACAAGACATTGCCGTAGCACTGGCCTGCCCCATCGTAGCCCTGCACCCAGACCGAAACGAGGTCATTCTCTACGGTGGCTCCGTGCATTTCTCCAAGGACGTTTTGCCTTTGCCTGAGGGCAACATCTTCGGCTTGGTAGTGCCGTTGACGGAGAAAGGTTGGGGAGAATCTCTACCCAATACGGCAGTGGTCTCTCTCTCGCAGGAGCACGGCATTGTGCGCACCACGCCAAAATTGATGCATCATTTTCAGCAAGGCGGTTTGGTGGGGGTGTTACCCGTACATTCCTGTTTGACGGCAGATGTTGCCAGAAGCTATTTGACCTTGACAGGCGAATGGCTGGAGCATTTGAGTGGAGTGGTTTTATAA
- a CDS encoding DUF4142 domain-containing protein codes for MRNLKHIWMGALAAGALAGCSRIDASTANTVPTTDGYTNNVMSTNDAAGVTKESGSAGYMTTTTTGVPPATMQYDNRPLTEERFLTEAASSSLLEVALGRLAVQKAMDPEVKQFGQTMIDYHAKARQDLKTVADGMNLDLPVTMIPRHQKLLGKLQDESGASFDRKYMDAMEEAHKEDLAKFEMVSNSAASTSVRAFAIRTLPILRVHTHRADQLEDKVERAGN; via the coding sequence ATGAGAAACTTAAAACATATATGGATGGGCGCACTAGCCGCAGGAGCCTTGGCAGGCTGCAGCAGAATAGACGCGTCCACCGCCAATACCGTACCCACCACAGACGGCTACACCAACAACGTGATGTCTACCAATGATGCGGCCGGCGTGACCAAAGAATCTGGCAGCGCGGGGTACATGACCACCACAACCACTGGCGTGCCGCCCGCCACCATGCAATATGACAACCGCCCCCTCACCGAGGAACGGTTCCTGACTGAGGCCGCCAGCAGCAGCCTGCTGGAAGTAGCCCTGGGGCGCCTGGCCGTGCAAAAGGCCATGGATCCAGAAGTGAAGCAGTTTGGCCAGACCATGATAGACTACCACGCCAAGGCCAGACAGGACCTGAAGACCGTGGCAGACGGCATGAACCTGGACCTGCCCGTCACTATGATTCCCAGACACCAGAAACTGCTAGGCAAACTGCAGGACGAGTCTGGCGCCTCTTTTGACAGAAAATACATGGACGCCATGGAAGAAGCACACAAAGAAGACCTGGCCAAGTTTGAGATGGTCAGCAACTCGGCGGCTTCTACCAGCGTGCGGGCCTTCGCCATCAGAACCTTGCCCATCCTGAGAGTCCACACCCACCGCGCCGACCAGTTGGAAGACAAGGTAGAAAGAGCCGGCAATTAA